One region of Polypterus senegalus isolate Bchr_013 chromosome 11, ASM1683550v1, whole genome shotgun sequence genomic DNA includes:
- the LOC120539217 gene encoding N-acetyllactosaminide beta-1,3-N-acetylglucosaminyltransferase 2: MSLVRKKILLWAVFAFGANIIVYTLITISKPSNDEPSLTKATKTIIPEGSFWKMSLDHSAYWNLLQHYLDRRYNPILKNASVGQLPGNVSYFLTRQSNLQNNVTCTQDSDIAMYVKDFSTLPEQVRDFIESMHCRNYTLLIDYPELCTKEAPDLLLAIKSQVPNFENRQAIRESWGKSGKVNNITIKAIFLLGRQDPSSGPFFPNLEGLLKLERDNYKDVLLWDFKDTFYNLTLKDVLFLEWFDKNCAGVKYVFKGDDDIFLNTESLAELVASHITGKGSPDLFQGQVIYNASPLRNVKLKYFVPDSLYAGTYPPYVGGGGMVYTGDLARRLNRMTKHVVLFPIDDVYMGMCLQRLGVSPLEHTGFKTFDIAEDSRGNPCSYKNLIVVHRRTPKEMIRLWKQMHSMELNCS, translated from the coding sequence ATGAGTCTGGTGCGCAAGAAGATCCTGCTTTGGGCTGTGTTCGCCTTCGGAGCTAATATTATTGTTTATACATTAATTACAATATCCAAGCCATCAAATGACGAACCATCTCTGACCAAAGCGACAAAGACAATCATACCTGAGGGATCCTTTTGGAAAATGTCACTCGATCACAGTGCTTATTGGAACTTACTCCAGCATTATTTAGACAGGAGATACAATCCTATATTAAAAAATGCCTCAGTAGGTCAGTTGCCTGGAAATGTAAGTTACTTCTTAACAAGGCAAAGTAATTTGCAAAACAATGTTACCTGTACTCAAGATTCAGATATTGCCATGTATGTTAAAGACTTCAGTACTTTACCTGAACAAGTGAGAGACTTCATAGAATCCATGCATTGCCGGAACTACACATTGCTTATCGACTATCCTGAATTATGTACTAAAGAGGCTCCTGACTTACTTCTGGCAATTAAGTCCCAGGTCCCTAATTTTGAAAACCGGCAAGCTATCCGGGAGTCATGGGGAAAGTCTGGGAAAGTTAATAATATTACAATTAAAGCCATTTTTCTTCTGGGAAGACAAGACCCATCCTCTGGACCCTTTTTTCCCAACTTGGAGGGCCTTTTAAAGCTTGAGAGAGACAATTACAAAGATgttctcttgtgggatttcaaaGATACTTTCTACAACCTTACATTGAAAGATGTTCTTTTTTTGGAATGGTTTGACAAAAACTGTGCAGGAGTCAAATATGTCTTCAAAGGTGATGATGATATTTTTCTTAACACTGAAAGCCTTGCTGAACTTGTAGCATCTCATATAACAGGGAAGGGAAGTCCAGATCTCTTCCAGGGCCAGGTGATCTACAATGCGTCTCCACTCagaaatgtaaaactaaaatacTTTGTTCCAGACAGTCTGTATGCAGGAACATATCCACCCTATGTCGGAGGTGGTGGTATGGTCTATACAGGAGATTTAGCAAGAAGGCTTAACAGGATGACTAAACATGTGGTCCTTTTTCCTATTGATGATGTGTATATGGGCATGTGTTTGCAGAGACTAGGAGTAAGCCCTTTAGAGCATACTGGATTCAAAACCTTTGATATAGCAGAGGACAGTCGGGGCAATCCATGTTCTTATAAAAATCTGATTGTAGTACATAGGCGAACCCCAAAGGAAATGATTCGGCTCTGGAAACAAATGCACAGTATGGAACTTAACTGTTCATAG